One genomic window of Scatophagus argus isolate fScaArg1 chromosome 16, fScaArg1.pri, whole genome shotgun sequence includes the following:
- the brsk1b gene encoding serine/threonine-protein kinase BRSK1 isoform X3, with translation MASLQVGDSLLETSCGSPHYACPEVIRGEKYDGRRADVWSCGVILFALLVGALPFDHDNLRQLLEKVKSGVFHMPHFIPPDCQSLLKGMIEVNADKRLTLEAIQKHSWYQGGRNEPCPEQPPPRRVCLRRIVSLSELDPDVLESMYSLGCFRDRVKLTQDLTSEEENQEKMIYFLLLDRKERYPSCEDEDLPPRNDIDPPRKRVDSPMLTRHGRCRPERKSLEVLSVTEQGSPTPPRRALDTNAHSQRSRSVSGASTGLSSSPLSSPRSPVFTFNQSEVTPTSTSSSKDPKPGSATTSRPTRPAPDPKTQTLPSKGPTERPQLHSMKSLPLQTPRSPSPSPSPLLSPIPRFFNFPSPSVFKSKNVHSSSNSSATPPPVSQVTPQGSPLPTPLGTPVHQIQHPSSTTPPSSSSSSSSSRADGTGGASLSLTPPSSPGGSGSLAASSSAHWRTRLNSFKNNLLGSPRFHRRKLQVPTSEDMSSLTPESSPELAKRSWFGNFISLEKEEQIFVLIRDKPLSSIKADIVHAFLSIPSLSHSVVSQNSFRAEYKSSGGPSVFQKPVKFQVDIAFSEGDSERERERAEREGRREMGIYSVTFTLITGPSRRFKRVVETIQAQLLSTHDQPSVQALADEKNGQLSRQPSTPQRQNSRRSESGSERERAEKERTPDGQGGSGSSSGTVLQRRGSGKDKTRLLSSSNGMQSHP, from the exons ATGGCCTCACTCCAAGTCGGCGACAGCCTGTTGGAAACCAGTTGTGG ATCACCACATTATGCTTGCCCAGAGGTCATAAGG GGGGAGAAGTATGACGGTCGCAGGGCAGATGTTTGGAGTTGTGGTGTCATCCTCTTTGCTCTCCTTGTG GGTGCCTTGCCCTTTGACCATGATAACCTGCGGCAGCTTCTAGAGAAAGTGAAGAGTGGGGTATTCCACATGCCTCATTTTATACCTCCCGACTGCCAGTCTTTGCTTAAAGGAATGATAGAAGTCAATGCTGACAAGAGACTCACG CTAGAAGcaatacagaaacactcctgGTACCA GGGTGGTCGTAATGAGCCTTGCCCAGAGCAGCCGCCCCCTCGACGGGTGTGTCTGAGGAGGATTGTGTCTTTATCAGAGCTGGACCCTGATGTCCTGGAAAGCATGTACTCCTTAGGGTGCTTCAGAGACCGGGTCAAACTCACACAGGACCTTACAAGTGAGGA AGAGAACCAAGAGAAGATGAtctatttcctcctgttggacAGGAAGGAGAGATACCCTAGCTGTGAAGATGAGGATTTGCCGCCCAGAAATGACATCG ACCCACCCAGGAAGCGTGTGGACTCCCCCATGCTGACGCGTCATGGCCGCTGTCGTCCAGAGAGGAAGAGCCTGGAGGTCCTCAGTGTTACAGAACAGGGGTCTCCCACCCCACCTCGCAGGGCCCTTGACACTAATGCACACAGCCAGAG GTCTCGTTCAGTCAGCGGAGCGTCCACAGGTCTGTCCTCCAGTCCTCTCAGCAGTCCCAGG AGTCCGGTCTTCACTTTCAACCAATCAGAAGTCACCCccacctccacttcctcttccaaAGACCCCAAACCAGGAAGTGCAACCACCTCTCGGCCTACCCGCCCGGCGCCTGATCCAAAAACCCAAACCCTTCCTTCAAAGGGCCCCACTGAGCGGCCCCAGCTCCACTCTATGAAGTCCCTCCCTCTTCAGACTCCACGCTCCccttctccatctccctccccaCTCCTCTCCCCCATTCCACGTTTCTTCAACTTCCCTTCTCCATCTGTATTCAAGTCCAAGAATGTCCACTCGTCCTCTAACTCCTCTGCCACCCCTCCTCCTGTGTCACAGGTCACGCCGCAGGGCTCACCGCTGCCCACTCCGCTGGGCACACCTGTGCACCAAATCCAGCACCCTTCCTCcaccacccctccctcctcctcctcctcgtcttcttcttccagAGCAGACGGAACTGGCGGGGCGTCACTGTCGCTGACCCCGCCCTCCAGCCCGGGTGGCAGTGGCAGTTTGGCCGCCTCGAGCTCTGCCCACTGGAGAACAAGGCTCAACTCATTCAAAAACAACCTTCTGGGCTCGCCACGCTTCCATCGGCGCAAACTACAAG TCCCCACTTCAGAGGACATGTCCAGTTTAACTCCAGAGTCCAGTCCAGA ACTAGCTAAGAGGTCCTGGTTTGGTAACTTCATCAGCCTGGAGAAAGAGGAACAGATCTTTGTTTTGATTCGAGACAAGCCACTCAGCTCTATCAAGGCTGACATCGTCCACGCCTTTCTCTCT ATCCCCTCACTCAGCCACAGTGTGGTGTCTCAGAACAGTTTCCGGGCAGAGTACAAGTCCTCCGGTGGCCCCTCTGTCTTCCAGAAGCCTGTCAAGTTccaa GTGGACATTGCTTTTTCTGAGGGAGACAGTGAGCGAGAGAGGGAACgagcagagagggaaggaaggagagagatgggCATCTACAGCGTCACCTTCACTCTAATAACAG GTCCCAGTCGCAGATTCAAGAGAGTGGTGGAAACCATTCAGGCTCAGCTCCTGAGTACTCATGATCAGCCTTCTGTGCAGGCACTGGCTG ATGAGAAAAATGGTCAGCTTTCCCGCCAACCCAGCACACCTCAGCGTCAGAATTCTAGGCGTTCCGAAAGTGGATCCGAGCGGGAGCGGGCAGAGAAGGAGCGTACGCCAGATGGGCAGGGCGGAAGCGGGAGCAGCAGCGGGACCGTCCTACAAAGGCGAGGGTCAGGGAAAGACAAGACCAGACTCCTCTCATCGTCCAATGGGATGCAGTCTCATCCATGA
- the brsk1b gene encoding serine/threonine-protein kinase BRSK2 isoform X2 gives MSSKELTVGQSSQYVGPYRLEKTLGKGQTGLVKLGVHCITGQKVAIKIVNREKLSESVLMKVEREIAILKLIEHPHVLKLHDVYENNKYLYLVLEHVSGGELFDYLVKKGRLTPKEARKFFRQIISALDFCHSHSICHRDLKPENLLLDEKNNIRIADFGMASLQVGDSLLETSCGSPHYACPEVIRGEKYDGRRADVWSCGVILFALLVGALPFDHDNLRQLLEKVKSGVFHMPHFIPPDCQSLLKGMIEVNADKRLTLEAIQKHSWYQGGRNEPCPEQPPPRRVCLRRIVSLSELDPDVLESMYSLGCFRDRVKLTQDLTSEEENQEKMIYFLLLDRKERYPSCEDEDLPPRNDIDPPRKRVDSPMLTRHGRCRPERKSLEVLSVTEQGSPTPPRRALDTNAHSQRSRSVSGASTGLSSSPLSSPRVTPQGSPLPTPLGTPVHQIQHPSSTTPPSSSSSSSSSRADGTGGASLSLTPPSSPGGSGSLAASSSAHWRTRLNSFKNNLLGSPRFHRRKLQVPTSEDMSSLTPESSPELAKRSWFGNFISLEKEEQIFVLIRDKPLSSIKADIVHAFLSIPSLSHSVVSQNSFRAEYKSSGGPSVFQKPVKFQVDIAFSEGDSERERERAEREGRREMGIYSVTFTLITGPSRRFKRVVETIQAQLLSTHDQPSVQALADEKNGQLSRQPSTPQRQNSRRSESGSERERAEKERTPDGQGGSGSSSGTVLQRRGSGKDKTRLLSSSNGMQSHP, from the exons ATGAGCAGCAAGGAGCTGACGGTGGGCCAGTCCAGCCAGTATGTGGGGCCTTACCGGCTGGAGAAGACCCTCGGGAAGGGACAGACAG GACTGGTGAAGCTGGGTGTCCACTGTATAACAGGGCAGAAGGTGGCCATAAAGATTGTCAACAGAGAGAAGCTCTCAGAATCAGTGCTGATGAAG gtggagagagaaataGCTATTCTTAAACTAATAGAGCATCCTCACGTTCTGAAGCTGCATGACGTCtatgaaaataacaaatacCT GTACCTGGTGTTGGAGCATGTGTCCGGTGGAGAGTTATTTGACTACCTGGTGAAGAAGGGCAGGCTGACCCCCAAAGAGGCCAGGAAATTCTTCAGACAAATAATTTCTGCCCTTGACTTCTGTCACAGTCACTCCATATG tcACAGAGACCTGAAGCCAGAGAATCTTCTCCTTGATGAGAAGAATAATATCAGGATAGCAGACTTTGGCATGGCCTCACTCCAAGTCGGCGACAGCCTGTTGGAAACCAGTTGTGG ATCACCACATTATGCTTGCCCAGAGGTCATAAGG GGGGAGAAGTATGACGGTCGCAGGGCAGATGTTTGGAGTTGTGGTGTCATCCTCTTTGCTCTCCTTGTG GGTGCCTTGCCCTTTGACCATGATAACCTGCGGCAGCTTCTAGAGAAAGTGAAGAGTGGGGTATTCCACATGCCTCATTTTATACCTCCCGACTGCCAGTCTTTGCTTAAAGGAATGATAGAAGTCAATGCTGACAAGAGACTCACG CTAGAAGcaatacagaaacactcctgGTACCA GGGTGGTCGTAATGAGCCTTGCCCAGAGCAGCCGCCCCCTCGACGGGTGTGTCTGAGGAGGATTGTGTCTTTATCAGAGCTGGACCCTGATGTCCTGGAAAGCATGTACTCCTTAGGGTGCTTCAGAGACCGGGTCAAACTCACACAGGACCTTACAAGTGAGGA AGAGAACCAAGAGAAGATGAtctatttcctcctgttggacAGGAAGGAGAGATACCCTAGCTGTGAAGATGAGGATTTGCCGCCCAGAAATGACATCG ACCCACCCAGGAAGCGTGTGGACTCCCCCATGCTGACGCGTCATGGCCGCTGTCGTCCAGAGAGGAAGAGCCTGGAGGTCCTCAGTGTTACAGAACAGGGGTCTCCCACCCCACCTCGCAGGGCCCTTGACACTAATGCACACAGCCAGAG GTCTCGTTCAGTCAGCGGAGCGTCCACAGGTCTGTCCTCCAGTCCTCTCAGCAGTCCCAGG GTCACGCCGCAGGGCTCACCGCTGCCCACTCCGCTGGGCACACCTGTGCACCAAATCCAGCACCCTTCCTCcaccacccctccctcctcctcctcctcgtcttcttcttccagAGCAGACGGAACTGGCGGGGCGTCACTGTCGCTGACCCCGCCCTCCAGCCCGGGTGGCAGTGGCAGTTTGGCCGCCTCGAGCTCTGCCCACTGGAGAACAAGGCTCAACTCATTCAAAAACAACCTTCTGGGCTCGCCACGCTTCCATCGGCGCAAACTACAAG TCCCCACTTCAGAGGACATGTCCAGTTTAACTCCAGAGTCCAGTCCAGA ACTAGCTAAGAGGTCCTGGTTTGGTAACTTCATCAGCCTGGAGAAAGAGGAACAGATCTTTGTTTTGATTCGAGACAAGCCACTCAGCTCTATCAAGGCTGACATCGTCCACGCCTTTCTCTCT ATCCCCTCACTCAGCCACAGTGTGGTGTCTCAGAACAGTTTCCGGGCAGAGTACAAGTCCTCCGGTGGCCCCTCTGTCTTCCAGAAGCCTGTCAAGTTccaa GTGGACATTGCTTTTTCTGAGGGAGACAGTGAGCGAGAGAGGGAACgagcagagagggaaggaaggagagagatgggCATCTACAGCGTCACCTTCACTCTAATAACAG GTCCCAGTCGCAGATTCAAGAGAGTGGTGGAAACCATTCAGGCTCAGCTCCTGAGTACTCATGATCAGCCTTCTGTGCAGGCACTGGCTG ATGAGAAAAATGGTCAGCTTTCCCGCCAACCCAGCACACCTCAGCGTCAGAATTCTAGGCGTTCCGAAAGTGGATCCGAGCGGGAGCGGGCAGAGAAGGAGCGTACGCCAGATGGGCAGGGCGGAAGCGGGAGCAGCAGCGGGACCGTCCTACAAAGGCGAGGGTCAGGGAAAGACAAGACCAGACTCCTCTCATCGTCCAATGGGATGCAGTCTCATCCATGA
- the brsk1b gene encoding serine/threonine-protein kinase BRSK1 isoform X1: MSSKELTVGQSSQYVGPYRLEKTLGKGQTGLVKLGVHCITGQKVAIKIVNREKLSESVLMKVEREIAILKLIEHPHVLKLHDVYENNKYLYLVLEHVSGGELFDYLVKKGRLTPKEARKFFRQIISALDFCHSHSICHRDLKPENLLLDEKNNIRIADFGMASLQVGDSLLETSCGSPHYACPEVIRGEKYDGRRADVWSCGVILFALLVGALPFDHDNLRQLLEKVKSGVFHMPHFIPPDCQSLLKGMIEVNADKRLTLEAIQKHSWYQGGRNEPCPEQPPPRRVCLRRIVSLSELDPDVLESMYSLGCFRDRVKLTQDLTSEEENQEKMIYFLLLDRKERYPSCEDEDLPPRNDIDPPRKRVDSPMLTRHGRCRPERKSLEVLSVTEQGSPTPPRRALDTNAHSQRSRSVSGASTGLSSSPLSSPRSPVFTFNQSEVTPTSTSSSKDPKPGSATTSRPTRPAPDPKTQTLPSKGPTERPQLHSMKSLPLQTPRSPSPSPSPLLSPIPRFFNFPSPSVFKSKNVHSSSNSSATPPPVSQVTPQGSPLPTPLGTPVHQIQHPSSTTPPSSSSSSSSSRADGTGGASLSLTPPSSPGGSGSLAASSSAHWRTRLNSFKNNLLGSPRFHRRKLQVPTSEDMSSLTPESSPELAKRSWFGNFISLEKEEQIFVLIRDKPLSSIKADIVHAFLSIPSLSHSVVSQNSFRAEYKSSGGPSVFQKPVKFQVDIAFSEGDSERERERAEREGRREMGIYSVTFTLITGPSRRFKRVVETIQAQLLSTHDQPSVQALADEKNGQLSRQPSTPQRQNSRRSESGSERERAEKERTPDGQGGSGSSSGTVLQRRGSGKDKTRLLSSSNGMQSHP, from the exons ATGAGCAGCAAGGAGCTGACGGTGGGCCAGTCCAGCCAGTATGTGGGGCCTTACCGGCTGGAGAAGACCCTCGGGAAGGGACAGACAG GACTGGTGAAGCTGGGTGTCCACTGTATAACAGGGCAGAAGGTGGCCATAAAGATTGTCAACAGAGAGAAGCTCTCAGAATCAGTGCTGATGAAG gtggagagagaaataGCTATTCTTAAACTAATAGAGCATCCTCACGTTCTGAAGCTGCATGACGTCtatgaaaataacaaatacCT GTACCTGGTGTTGGAGCATGTGTCCGGTGGAGAGTTATTTGACTACCTGGTGAAGAAGGGCAGGCTGACCCCCAAAGAGGCCAGGAAATTCTTCAGACAAATAATTTCTGCCCTTGACTTCTGTCACAGTCACTCCATATG tcACAGAGACCTGAAGCCAGAGAATCTTCTCCTTGATGAGAAGAATAATATCAGGATAGCAGACTTTGGCATGGCCTCACTCCAAGTCGGCGACAGCCTGTTGGAAACCAGTTGTGG ATCACCACATTATGCTTGCCCAGAGGTCATAAGG GGGGAGAAGTATGACGGTCGCAGGGCAGATGTTTGGAGTTGTGGTGTCATCCTCTTTGCTCTCCTTGTG GGTGCCTTGCCCTTTGACCATGATAACCTGCGGCAGCTTCTAGAGAAAGTGAAGAGTGGGGTATTCCACATGCCTCATTTTATACCTCCCGACTGCCAGTCTTTGCTTAAAGGAATGATAGAAGTCAATGCTGACAAGAGACTCACG CTAGAAGcaatacagaaacactcctgGTACCA GGGTGGTCGTAATGAGCCTTGCCCAGAGCAGCCGCCCCCTCGACGGGTGTGTCTGAGGAGGATTGTGTCTTTATCAGAGCTGGACCCTGATGTCCTGGAAAGCATGTACTCCTTAGGGTGCTTCAGAGACCGGGTCAAACTCACACAGGACCTTACAAGTGAGGA AGAGAACCAAGAGAAGATGAtctatttcctcctgttggacAGGAAGGAGAGATACCCTAGCTGTGAAGATGAGGATTTGCCGCCCAGAAATGACATCG ACCCACCCAGGAAGCGTGTGGACTCCCCCATGCTGACGCGTCATGGCCGCTGTCGTCCAGAGAGGAAGAGCCTGGAGGTCCTCAGTGTTACAGAACAGGGGTCTCCCACCCCACCTCGCAGGGCCCTTGACACTAATGCACACAGCCAGAG GTCTCGTTCAGTCAGCGGAGCGTCCACAGGTCTGTCCTCCAGTCCTCTCAGCAGTCCCAGG AGTCCGGTCTTCACTTTCAACCAATCAGAAGTCACCCccacctccacttcctcttccaaAGACCCCAAACCAGGAAGTGCAACCACCTCTCGGCCTACCCGCCCGGCGCCTGATCCAAAAACCCAAACCCTTCCTTCAAAGGGCCCCACTGAGCGGCCCCAGCTCCACTCTATGAAGTCCCTCCCTCTTCAGACTCCACGCTCCccttctccatctccctccccaCTCCTCTCCCCCATTCCACGTTTCTTCAACTTCCCTTCTCCATCTGTATTCAAGTCCAAGAATGTCCACTCGTCCTCTAACTCCTCTGCCACCCCTCCTCCTGTGTCACAGGTCACGCCGCAGGGCTCACCGCTGCCCACTCCGCTGGGCACACCTGTGCACCAAATCCAGCACCCTTCCTCcaccacccctccctcctcctcctcctcgtcttcttcttccagAGCAGACGGAACTGGCGGGGCGTCACTGTCGCTGACCCCGCCCTCCAGCCCGGGTGGCAGTGGCAGTTTGGCCGCCTCGAGCTCTGCCCACTGGAGAACAAGGCTCAACTCATTCAAAAACAACCTTCTGGGCTCGCCACGCTTCCATCGGCGCAAACTACAAG TCCCCACTTCAGAGGACATGTCCAGTTTAACTCCAGAGTCCAGTCCAGA ACTAGCTAAGAGGTCCTGGTTTGGTAACTTCATCAGCCTGGAGAAAGAGGAACAGATCTTTGTTTTGATTCGAGACAAGCCACTCAGCTCTATCAAGGCTGACATCGTCCACGCCTTTCTCTCT ATCCCCTCACTCAGCCACAGTGTGGTGTCTCAGAACAGTTTCCGGGCAGAGTACAAGTCCTCCGGTGGCCCCTCTGTCTTCCAGAAGCCTGTCAAGTTccaa GTGGACATTGCTTTTTCTGAGGGAGACAGTGAGCGAGAGAGGGAACgagcagagagggaaggaaggagagagatgggCATCTACAGCGTCACCTTCACTCTAATAACAG GTCCCAGTCGCAGATTCAAGAGAGTGGTGGAAACCATTCAGGCTCAGCTCCTGAGTACTCATGATCAGCCTTCTGTGCAGGCACTGGCTG ATGAGAAAAATGGTCAGCTTTCCCGCCAACCCAGCACACCTCAGCGTCAGAATTCTAGGCGTTCCGAAAGTGGATCCGAGCGGGAGCGGGCAGAGAAGGAGCGTACGCCAGATGGGCAGGGCGGAAGCGGGAGCAGCAGCGGGACCGTCCTACAAAGGCGAGGGTCAGGGAAAGACAAGACCAGACTCCTCTCATCGTCCAATGGGATGCAGTCTCATCCATGA